The DNA region aagaatttgttttgaaaataagtgccgtgaaaatatttattgtgtttatcaaaaataaaaatgtatatatatatatatattttacattatATGCACTATACACGTTTTCAAAACTCTCCTTTCCGATTCAAGGATGAAGTTTTTGGCTCTGAAGTACGATTTCCAGTCCTCGATGATTCCTTCGTCCTTAAGAAcatagaatacatttttttagccGACTTTCGAAATCCTGGATGCCACCAAGCATAAATTACAGGATCTATTAGACTGTTGCTTAGAATCATTAATGACAATGGATTGGTTAATAAATTTGCCAATTTTTCACAATACTCGAAATCAGTTTCTAAATCACAATTGGCGTACAATACCCAAGCGACAAAGGTGGGGAACCATGTGACAACATAGGCGCCTGCTGTGAAGACAACTATTTTCACAGCCTTCCACTTGTTCTTACAAAACTTTGGTCTTGAAATTGCAAGATTAATACTGCTCCtaagtaacaaaacaaaatgttgtcaaaaatattgaatttacgAAGCTATAACTCACCTTCGACAGCAAGGTAGACCAAATAATGAGAGTCTCTTTGATGATGGAAGTTGATCATTTACACTGCAAGAAATGATTTGGATTTCTCCATCCTTACACCGCTGCTGATTTTTTGAATTAGTCTCTGGATGAATATGGCTTACCGAGGGGCAATTATTTGTGCGAGAAATAGCGttaatagcattttttaaaataataccgTAGACAACAACTATGAGCACCATTGGAATGATTTCGACGAAAAT from Eupeodes corollae unplaced genomic scaffold, idEupCoro1.1 scaffold_1115, whole genome shotgun sequence includes:
- the LOC129953499 gene encoding 5-hydroxytryptamine receptor 1A-like; the protein is LGVMGAFASANSIGLIAIDRYLYILYGLHYHRYFTTRHSYCVVSLIWFMGLVIGFAGTFIWRFPMKGHACWYTLLVPTKVGLFMIFVEIIPMVLIVVVYGIILKNAINAISRTNNCPSVSHIHPETNSKNQQRCKDGEIQIISCSVNDQLPSSKRLSLFGLPCCRRSSINLAISRPKFCKNKWKAVKIVVFTAGAYVVTWFPTFVAWVLYANCDLETDFEYCEKLANLLTNPLSLMILSNSLIDPVIYAWWHPGFRKSAKKMYSMFLRTKESSRTGNRTSEPKTSSLNRKGEF